One Edaphobacter flagellatus genomic region harbors:
- the gluQRS gene encoding tRNA glutamyl-Q(34) synthetase GluQRS: protein MNSLNYTGRLAPSPTGLLHLGHAATFWTAYQRAQQHNGTLLLRNEDLDPQRSKQEYVDAMIEDLTWLGIEWTPPVITQSKRIPLYREAFERLLSTGHAYACTCSRKDLAQMIAAPHEDTDDEPVYSGRCRPAKGTPPQAFQPNMNYRFRIPDEETISFTDLNLGPQSFTAGKDFGDFLIWRKDDLPSYQLACVVDDAETHITEVVRGSDLLKSTARQILLQRALALPAVDYFHTPLLRDEHGVRLAKRHDALALRTLRQQGHSPEDVVRMFST from the coding sequence ATGAACTCCTTGAACTACACCGGCCGTCTCGCCCCATCCCCCACCGGCCTCCTCCACCTCGGCCACGCCGCCACCTTCTGGACGGCCTATCAACGCGCACAACAACACAACGGCACACTCCTGCTCCGCAACGAAGACCTCGACCCGCAGCGCTCTAAACAGGAATACGTCGACGCCATGATCGAAGACCTCACATGGCTCGGCATCGAGTGGACGCCACCAGTCATTACGCAATCCAAACGCATCCCGCTCTACCGCGAAGCCTTCGAGCGCCTGCTCTCGACCGGCCACGCCTACGCCTGCACCTGCAGCCGCAAAGACCTCGCGCAGATGATCGCCGCACCGCACGAAGATACCGACGACGAACCCGTCTACAGCGGAAGATGCCGCCCCGCGAAAGGCACGCCACCACAGGCCTTCCAACCAAACATGAACTACCGCTTCCGCATTCCCGACGAAGAAACCATCTCCTTCACCGATCTCAACCTCGGCCCACAAAGCTTCACCGCCGGCAAGGATTTCGGAGACTTCCTCATCTGGCGTAAGGACGACCTCCCCAGCTATCAGCTCGCTTGTGTCGTCGACGACGCCGAGACGCACATCACCGAAGTCGTTCGCGGATCCGACCTGCTCAAATCCACCGCACGTCAGATCCTGCTGCAACGCGCACTCGCGCTGCCTGCAGTCGACTACTTTCATACACCGCTATTACGTGATGAACACGGCGTGCGCCTTGCCAAGCGCCATGACGCGCTCGCTCTACGCACGCTGCGCCAGCAGGGACACTCGCCTGAAGATGTGGTGCGAATGTTCTCTACGTAA
- a CDS encoding cupin domain-containing protein, with product MQNPPFKVIDLALESARSKSYDNHSIANVNDHEIRISTITEAYHWHRHPDSDESFLALEGGLFIDFDDRTIELLPGQMITVHRGVRHRTRPIGKRSVNLTFERADAQSEMLIAPGE from the coding sequence ATGCAGAATCCTCCCTTCAAAGTCATCGATCTTGCGCTTGAATCAGCACGTTCTAAGAGCTACGATAACCATTCCATTGCCAACGTAAATGACCATGAAATTCGAATAAGCACCATAACCGAGGCTTACCATTGGCACCGTCATCCCGATTCCGACGAAAGCTTCCTGGCGCTGGAAGGCGGCCTCTTCATTGATTTTGATGATCGAACGATCGAACTCTTGCCAGGACAGATGATCACTGTCCATCGAGGCGTTCGTCACCGCACGAGGCCAATCGGGAAGCGTTCGGTTAATCTAACGTTTGAGCGAGCCGACGCGCAGAGCGAGATGCTTATCGCACCGGGGGAATGA
- a CDS encoding Y-family DNA polymerase, producing the protein MSFAPNPDRFRFLHIDLNSFFASVEQQLHPEYRGKPVAVVPTMADTTCCIAASYEAKAFNVKTGTQVGEAKKMCPGIILVEGDHTEYAKYSKAINDAVDLVCPVAHNPSIDEMCCELIGREQEPPRARRIALDIKQSIYKNVGEALRCSIGMAPNRYLAKIASDMQKPDGLIGLLPSQLPRAVAHLDLRDLPGVGARTEARLHAKGITTMEQLLALDRTGMHTLWNSVWGDRMYHWLRGGVTGDDGATVTGDVQKSLGHSHVMAPEFRTDEGAWAIANKLLHKAAMRLRMEKFYTGSMSIVIRYQLTREQAERMKSKRHFSGIKQSGWGMEARFRQCQDTLTLLEAMRGMWQRRPQGEEFRRPFFVGVTLRDLVPENEHQEELFGDSGNRTQLSATMDKLNLKYGHTTLHFGSMLPARESAPTRIAFTQIPVQYGVDYM; encoded by the coding sequence ATGTCCTTCGCGCCCAATCCCGACCGGTTCCGCTTCCTGCATATCGACCTGAACTCCTTCTTCGCGTCCGTCGAGCAGCAGCTGCATCCCGAATATCGGGGCAAGCCCGTCGCCGTCGTGCCCACCATGGCCGACACCACCTGCTGCATCGCCGCCAGCTACGAGGCCAAGGCCTTCAACGTGAAGACCGGCACGCAGGTAGGCGAGGCGAAGAAGATGTGCCCCGGCATCATCCTCGTCGAGGGCGACCACACCGAGTACGCGAAATACTCCAAGGCCATCAACGACGCCGTCGATCTTGTCTGCCCCGTCGCGCACAATCCCTCCATCGACGAGATGTGCTGCGAGCTGATCGGCCGCGAACAGGAGCCTCCCCGCGCACGCAGGATCGCCCTCGACATCAAGCAATCCATTTACAAAAATGTAGGCGAAGCACTGCGCTGCTCCATCGGCATGGCTCCCAACCGCTACCTCGCCAAAATTGCGAGCGACATGCAGAAGCCCGATGGACTTATCGGCTTGCTGCCCTCGCAGCTTCCACGCGCCGTAGCCCATCTTGATCTGCGCGACCTGCCTGGAGTCGGCGCACGCACCGAGGCACGTCTGCATGCCAAAGGCATTACGACCATGGAGCAGTTGCTCGCACTCGACCGCACCGGCATGCATACCCTGTGGAACAGCGTCTGGGGCGACCGCATGTACCACTGGCTGCGCGGCGGCGTGACCGGCGACGATGGCGCAACAGTCACAGGCGACGTGCAGAAGTCGCTCGGCCACTCGCACGTGATGGCCCCGGAGTTCCGCACGGACGAAGGTGCATGGGCCATCGCCAACAAGCTGCTGCACAAGGCCGCGATGCGCCTCCGCATGGAGAAGTTCTACACAGGCTCCATGTCTATCGTCATCCGGTACCAGCTCACGCGCGAGCAGGCCGAACGCATGAAGTCGAAGCGCCACTTCAGTGGCATCAAGCAATCAGGTTGGGGCATGGAGGCACGCTTCCGCCAGTGCCAGGACACGCTCACGCTGCTCGAAGCCATGCGCGGCATGTGGCAGCGCCGCCCGCAAGGCGAGGAGTTCCGGCGTCCCTTCTTCGTCGGCGTCACACTGCGCGACCTCGTACCGGAAAACGAGCACCAGGAAGAACTCTTCGGCGATTCCGGCAACCGCACACAACTCTCAGCCACGATGGACAAGCTCAACCTCAAATACGGACACACCACGCTGCACTTCGGCAGCATGCTTCCCGCACGCGAAAGCGCACCCACACGCATCGCGTTCACGCAGATTCCCGTGCAGTATGGCGTGGACTATATGTAG
- the folP gene encoding dihydropteroate synthase, with translation MSFRPRPQFDWQLRTRSLTLGQRTLIMGILNVTPDSFSDGGHFYNEATAPERALEQAVTMLDRGANLIDIGGESTRPGATPLTPDEEQARVLPVIEALLHERPTTILSIDTFHAATARRVVEAGAEIVNDVSGGLWDDDMLSTCTSLKCGLVLMHTRGRPDQWKSLPPLATDKIVPTVAHELKARIAAAHATGIASHRIVIDPGIGFGKRLDENFTLLAHLDALQHLRLPVLVGVSRKSFLAHTLAQAPNLAAVHQGVPPPVNARLDATTAANVAAILTGAHILRVHDIQPAAEAAAIADHVLMASSQ, from the coding sequence ATGTCTTTCAGGCCGCGCCCTCAGTTCGACTGGCAACTGCGCACACGCTCGCTCACGCTGGGCCAGCGCACGCTGATCATGGGCATCCTCAACGTCACACCGGACTCCTTCTCCGACGGCGGCCATTTCTACAATGAAGCCACCGCCCCAGAGCGCGCCCTGGAGCAGGCCGTTACGATGCTCGATCGCGGAGCCAACCTGATCGATATCGGCGGCGAATCGACACGACCCGGCGCAACGCCTCTAACGCCCGACGAAGAGCAGGCCCGTGTGCTGCCGGTCATCGAAGCGTTGCTGCACGAACGCCCAACGACCATCCTCTCCATCGATACCTTCCACGCAGCGACAGCGAGGCGCGTCGTGGAGGCAGGCGCCGAGATCGTCAACGACGTAAGCGGCGGCCTATGGGACGACGACATGCTCTCAACCTGCACCAGTCTGAAGTGTGGCTTGGTGCTGATGCACACACGCGGACGCCCGGATCAATGGAAGTCCTTGCCGCCACTGGCCACAGACAAGATCGTGCCAACGGTCGCGCATGAACTGAAAGCACGCATTGCTGCGGCCCACGCAACTGGCATCGCGAGCCACAGAATCGTGATCGACCCAGGCATCGGATTCGGTAAACGCCTGGACGAAAACTTCACCCTGCTGGCTCACCTTGATGCCCTTCAACATCTCAGGCTGCCTGTGCTCGTCGGCGTCTCACGCAAAAGCTTCCTCGCGCACACCTTGGCCCAGGCACCCAACCTCGCAGCCGTACATCAGGGCGTTCCGCCGCCGGTGAACGCGCGTCTGGACGCAACGACAGCCGCCAACGTCGCCGCCATCCTCACAGGAGCCCACATTCTTCGCGTGCACGACATTCAGCCTGCGGCGGAAGCCGCTGCCATCGCCGACCACGTCCTGATGGCCTCCAGCCAGTAG
- the dacB gene encoding D-alanyl-D-alanine carboxypeptidase/D-alanyl-D-alanine endopeptidase, giving the protein MALTVAVCTGATQAQSKSAGCDSAVLAKTGSGECSALSKQIADVLSAPAVARAHWGIVVTAMDGSPIYAMNEGQLFQPASNTKLFTTATALAVLGPEATFETKVVARGKFNGAANLAGDIVIVGGGDANLSGREMPYVPPAQRPKAAPGQQPPPGPPALRYLEEMADQVAKTGLKVVNGDIVGDDTLYPWEPYPEDWSIDDAVWGYGAPVSALTINDNQIKVTVSPGSAAGQPAVVAVDPIFPYYTIDSAALTTGPVKSGSHVQIERDPGARVLRIYGSIAVDAHPDEEELAIHDPAEYAAAALKVMLEAHGIVVTGTARAQHRLSTDSRSYMQASHEPIPNIDFSRQYSPAKSTQQGEVVLAQHQSPVLIEDMVVTNKVSQNLHAEMFLHNAGAAVLGDGSTVNGARVVRAFLEHAGVDKDDYVFFDGSGLSGHDLVTPRATARLLQYAATQPWFADWKRSLPVGGEDGSLVERFGKAPLKDHVFAKTGTLGEARALSGYLDCASGKTVIFSIMVSAHTPRSNVDREAMDRIVGLIAAAN; this is encoded by the coding sequence GTGGCATTGACAGTGGCAGTGTGTACGGGCGCGACTCAAGCGCAATCGAAGAGCGCTGGGTGCGACAGTGCGGTGCTTGCGAAGACTGGCAGTGGAGAATGCTCCGCGCTGTCGAAGCAGATTGCGGATGTGCTGTCGGCGCCAGCGGTGGCTCGCGCGCACTGGGGGATTGTTGTGACGGCGATGGACGGCTCGCCGATCTATGCGATGAACGAAGGCCAGCTTTTTCAGCCGGCGAGCAATACCAAGCTCTTTACTACGGCTACCGCTCTTGCAGTGCTTGGCCCGGAGGCAACCTTCGAGACGAAGGTTGTTGCGCGCGGGAAGTTTAACGGCGCAGCGAATCTTGCAGGGGATATCGTGATTGTCGGTGGCGGCGATGCGAATCTCTCAGGCCGCGAGATGCCGTATGTTCCTCCGGCGCAACGCCCGAAGGCCGCGCCGGGACAGCAGCCTCCTCCCGGACCGCCAGCGCTGCGATATCTCGAAGAGATGGCCGATCAGGTTGCGAAGACGGGACTGAAAGTAGTGAACGGCGATATCGTCGGCGACGATACGTTGTATCCGTGGGAGCCTTATCCGGAGGACTGGTCGATCGATGACGCGGTGTGGGGTTACGGTGCTCCTGTCTCTGCGCTAACGATCAATGACAACCAGATCAAGGTGACGGTCTCGCCCGGTTCTGCTGCCGGACAGCCTGCAGTTGTGGCTGTCGATCCGATCTTTCCTTACTACACCATCGATAGCGCGGCACTGACAACAGGTCCGGTGAAGAGCGGAAGCCATGTACAGATAGAACGAGATCCTGGCGCAAGGGTGCTGCGTATCTATGGCTCGATCGCGGTAGATGCACATCCGGACGAAGAAGAGCTCGCGATTCATGATCCAGCTGAATATGCGGCAGCAGCGTTGAAGGTTATGCTTGAAGCGCATGGCATTGTCGTGACTGGCACGGCACGCGCACAGCATCGTCTATCGACAGACTCACGTAGCTATATGCAGGCTTCGCACGAGCCGATTCCCAACATCGATTTTTCGCGGCAATACTCGCCAGCGAAGAGCACACAACAAGGTGAAGTTGTTCTGGCTCAGCATCAATCGCCTGTGCTGATTGAGGATATGGTTGTCACGAACAAGGTCAGTCAGAATCTGCATGCGGAGATGTTCCTGCATAATGCTGGCGCGGCAGTGCTAGGCGACGGTTCAACAGTAAACGGTGCACGAGTTGTGCGGGCGTTTCTCGAGCATGCGGGTGTTGATAAGGACGACTACGTTTTTTTTGACGGCTCAGGCCTGAGTGGCCACGATCTTGTTACGCCTCGGGCGACAGCGAGATTGCTGCAGTATGCCGCGACACAGCCGTGGTTTGCCGACTGGAAGAGAAGCTTGCCTGTCGGTGGCGAAGATGGATCGCTGGTGGAGCGCTTTGGTAAGGCTCCGCTGAAAGATCACGTCTTTGCCAAGACAGGGACGCTGGGCGAGGCGCGTGCATTGAGCGGGTATCTGGATTGCGCTAGCGGGAAGACGGTGATCTTTTCCATCATGGTGAGTGCACATACGCCGCGCTCGAACGTGGATCGCGAGGCGATGGACAGGATCGTCGGGTTGATTGCTGCAGCGAACTAA
- a CDS encoding sulfite exporter TauE/SafE family protein: MSGTTVGILCVIFLATFVRSAFGFGEALVAVPLLALYLPLTVAAPLAVLISITIAAVVVVQDWRKIHLRSTGGLFASTLLGIPIGLLLLTSAHQQAVKIALAVILLAFSLYSLLGRKPPELKSDAPGWLMGCGFCAGVLGGAYGMNGPPLVIYGAMRRWSAQHFRATLQGYFLPASIVGMAGYWAAGLWSHAVTHYFWVCLPILWPAIWLGRVVNHRMHGENFLRYVYLGLMGIAVLLLVQSAHP, translated from the coding sequence ATGAGCGGCACTACGGTTGGAATCCTTTGCGTTATCTTTCTCGCCACCTTTGTCCGCTCGGCATTTGGATTTGGCGAGGCGCTGGTTGCCGTTCCGCTTCTTGCACTCTACCTGCCGTTGACAGTAGCCGCACCGCTGGCGGTGCTGATCTCAATCACGATTGCCGCGGTCGTGGTGGTGCAGGACTGGCGTAAGATTCATCTCCGCAGCACGGGAGGACTCTTCGCTTCGACTCTGTTGGGGATTCCCATTGGCCTGCTGCTGCTGACCAGTGCGCACCAGCAGGCCGTGAAGATTGCGCTTGCGGTCATTCTTCTTGCCTTTTCGTTGTACTCGCTGCTTGGCCGCAAGCCTCCGGAGTTGAAGAGCGATGCTCCCGGCTGGCTTATGGGTTGCGGCTTTTGCGCCGGCGTACTGGGCGGCGCCTACGGTATGAACGGTCCGCCGCTTGTGATCTACGGAGCCATGCGCCGTTGGTCGGCGCAACACTTTCGGGCGACCCTGCAGGGCTACTTTCTTCCCGCAAGCATTGTGGGAATGGCGGGCTATTGGGCTGCAGGTCTCTGGAGCCATGCGGTGACGCACTACTTTTGGGTGTGCCTTCCCATTCTGTGGCCTGCGATCTGGTTAGGACGCGTCGTCAACCACAGGATGCATGGAGAGAACTTTCTTCGTTATGTTTATCTGGGCCTGATGGGGATTGCCGTCCTGCTCCTGGTGCAGTCGGCACATCCATAG
- a CDS encoding c-type cytochrome: MKKLYLLLLVTTLAGCRSVPPPTPLSQLNAQQMHGHAVFQAHCLQCHNDRTNAPLTGPPLVGIFKKQYLPSGAAATNERVSATILQGRGMMPPQGNTMDQQDLVDLLEYLHTL; encoded by the coding sequence ATGAAGAAGCTCTATCTGCTATTGCTCGTTACGACGCTTGCTGGCTGCCGATCCGTGCCGCCGCCGACTCCGCTCAGTCAGCTGAATGCGCAGCAGATGCACGGCCATGCAGTTTTCCAGGCGCACTGTCTGCAGTGCCATAACGATCGCACAAATGCTCCGCTGACAGGCCCGCCGCTGGTGGGTATTTTCAAGAAGCAGTATCTGCCCAGCGGTGCGGCGGCCACGAATGAGCGCGTTTCGGCGACGATCCTGCAGGGGCGAGGCATGATGCCTCCTCAGGGCAATACGATGGATCAGCAGGACCTGGTCGATCTTCTGGAGTACCTCCATACCTTATGA
- the purU gene encoding formyltetrahydrofolate deformylase, with product MKARKNDSAVLLITCPDQKGLVAAVSGELYRFGANIIHADQHQDHDAGLFFMRVEWSLGNGGGEAAFDIQAFSEAFAPIAARFGMDSQLHVGTIRPRVAIFVSQHLHCLADLLHRHQMGELDCEIPLIISNHTDGEALARFYGIPFHSIPLAAANKAEGEARQFALLESAGVDLIVLARYMQILSPEFVRRYPASVINVHHSFLPAFIGARPYHAAYTRGVKLIGATSHYVTEELDDGPIIEQDVTRISHRDQVQDLIAKGRDLERVVLSRAVRWHLDRRILRYGNKTVIFD from the coding sequence ATGAAAGCGCGAAAGAACGACTCTGCTGTTCTGTTGATTACATGTCCCGATCAGAAGGGACTGGTTGCTGCGGTTTCGGGTGAGCTCTATCGCTTTGGTGCGAACATCATCCACGCTGACCAGCACCAGGACCACGACGCGGGGCTCTTCTTTATGCGCGTGGAGTGGTCGCTTGGCAATGGCGGAGGGGAAGCTGCGTTCGACATACAGGCTTTCAGCGAGGCTTTCGCTCCGATTGCCGCTCGCTTCGGCATGGACTCGCAGCTGCATGTCGGTACGATTCGGCCGCGCGTAGCCATCTTCGTTTCGCAGCATCTGCATTGCCTGGCCGACCTGCTGCATCGGCATCAAATGGGCGAACTCGACTGCGAGATCCCGCTTATCATCAGCAACCATACGGACGGCGAAGCGCTGGCGCGGTTCTACGGAATTCCGTTTCATTCTATTCCGCTGGCTGCGGCGAACAAGGCTGAGGGCGAAGCCAGGCAGTTTGCGCTGCTGGAGTCCGCGGGCGTGGATCTGATCGTGCTTGCGCGTTACATGCAAATCCTCTCGCCGGAGTTTGTCAGACGTTATCCTGCAAGCGTTATCAACGTACACCACTCGTTTCTGCCGGCGTTTATTGGTGCGCGCCCGTATCACGCGGCGTACACGCGCGGCGTGAAGCTGATCGGCGCGACGAGCCACTATGTCACGGAAGAGCTCGACGATGGTCCCATCATCGAGCAGGACGTGACGCGCATCTCGCATCGCGATCAGGTGCAGGATTTGATTGCCAAGGGCCGCGACCTTGAGCGTGTCGTGCTTTCACGCGCAGTGCGGTGGCATCTTGACCGCAGGATTCTGCGCTACGGCAATAAGACGGTGATCTTCGACTAA
- a CDS encoding DUF5703 domain-containing protein: MNRRQFSKAAGAFLGALTAKQTWATVHGAASEDAPLPLVSRIRAYNPVWNSPSHSSLDSMPLSGSKGTALNVWVQDGALYFYIARNDAYNEDGNLDKLGCIRLRLDPNPLADAKVFRQQLDIYTSRITVHAEDAIGQRCDILLWLDVSDPVVLVEARTSAAAHLEIAFMTWRDQLRNYAIDNWNFPGHKNVDPKLRHATADQVEAAADGLLWFHRNDNSGLVVERLIAKQKFEAKADTIVDPSRDLIYGGMLRGSSLQHTGKEPLKFQQWEGTAWSYRSRNPSTTHHATIALACEQAKDLDAWKHNVTALASRFESSAARQASKRRAEQWWSEFWNRSYIFINANKGADDIGWQVGRNYQLFRYMLACNRGGNLPLKFNGGIFNVDTANPAGYKSISGAPSDAAPPDCRRWGNLFMAQNQRLVGWPGLLSGDFDLMTPSLDFYAERVHTAAARSQLYWQHNGAAFMEPLSLYGLPVESLSTDHGPCSSKHLAWHFSIQIEFAWMALEWARYSGHEIKPYLTLIESVVRFYDEHYRKETKARTGNEYGPDGKLVLFPMNCIELYTNTTNPIEVVCGLRRVVEGVLALPASSVPAKMRAYFEQLQPHLPEVQTEERDGKRVLKPAKDYDPAGINNATEFPEGYAVWPYRMYGVGTKNGSVEANNTWDTMPEKRQRALGFMSWQCTPIYAALMGRHDDAMRLITEKLSDKNASARFPAFFGPGFDWIPDHNWGGSSMIGLHSMLIAPAENDVYLLPAWPREWDVEFKLHLPHNGTMQATVADGKLAKVKAVSASGGHYAAQLVPPAEQS, encoded by the coding sequence ATGAATCGCAGGCAGTTCAGCAAAGCAGCAGGAGCGTTCCTCGGAGCTCTGACGGCCAAACAGACCTGGGCTACCGTGCACGGCGCAGCGAGCGAAGATGCACCGCTACCGCTCGTATCGCGCATCCGGGCCTATAACCCCGTCTGGAACTCGCCATCGCATTCTTCGCTGGACTCCATGCCTCTCTCCGGCTCGAAGGGAACGGCGCTCAACGTCTGGGTGCAGGACGGCGCACTCTACTTCTACATCGCACGCAACGATGCCTATAACGAAGATGGAAATCTCGACAAGCTGGGCTGCATCCGTCTGCGACTCGACCCTAATCCGCTGGCCGACGCGAAGGTCTTTCGCCAGCAGCTCGACATCTACACCAGCCGCATCACCGTCCACGCCGAGGATGCAATTGGCCAACGCTGCGACATTCTCCTCTGGCTCGACGTCAGCGATCCCGTTGTTCTTGTCGAAGCGCGCACATCTGCGGCTGCTCATCTCGAAATCGCGTTCATGACATGGCGCGATCAGCTACGCAACTACGCCATCGACAACTGGAACTTCCCCGGCCATAAGAACGTCGATCCCAAACTGCGTCACGCAACGGCAGACCAGGTGGAGGCTGCTGCAGATGGGCTGCTCTGGTTCCATCGCAACGACAACTCCGGCCTCGTCGTAGAGCGCCTGATTGCGAAACAGAAGTTCGAAGCCAAGGCTGACACCATCGTCGATCCGTCACGTGATCTGATCTACGGCGGCATGCTGCGCGGCAGCAGTCTGCAGCACACAGGCAAAGAGCCCCTGAAGTTTCAGCAGTGGGAAGGCACGGCCTGGAGCTATCGCAGCCGCAACCCCAGCACCACGCACCATGCCACCATCGCGCTCGCCTGCGAGCAGGCAAAGGATCTCGACGCCTGGAAGCACAACGTAACGGCTCTCGCATCACGCTTTGAATCGTCGGCAGCGAGACAGGCTTCAAAGCGCAGAGCAGAGCAATGGTGGAGCGAGTTCTGGAACCGCAGCTACATCTTCATCAATGCAAACAAAGGCGCAGACGACATCGGCTGGCAGGTAGGGCGCAACTATCAACTCTTCCGCTATATGTTGGCGTGCAATCGCGGCGGCAACCTGCCACTGAAGTTCAACGGCGGCATCTTCAACGTCGACACGGCCAATCCCGCAGGCTACAAGAGCATCTCGGGAGCGCCGTCTGATGCTGCGCCGCCGGACTGCCGTCGTTGGGGCAATCTCTTCATGGCACAGAATCAGCGGCTCGTCGGCTGGCCCGGCCTGCTGAGCGGTGACTTCGACCTGATGACGCCGTCGCTCGATTTCTATGCCGAACGCGTGCATACAGCGGCTGCGCGCTCGCAGCTCTACTGGCAGCATAATGGAGCCGCCTTCATGGAACCGCTCTCGCTCTACGGCCTGCCGGTCGAGAGCCTCTCGACCGATCATGGGCCGTGCTCATCGAAACATCTCGCATGGCACTTCTCTATCCAGATTGAGTTCGCATGGATGGCGCTCGAGTGGGCGCGCTACTCTGGGCATGAGATCAAACCGTATCTCACGCTGATCGAATCCGTCGTGCGCTTCTACGACGAGCATTACCGCAAGGAAACCAAGGCACGTACCGGCAACGAATACGGCCCCGACGGCAAGCTCGTGCTCTTCCCCATGAACTGCATCGAGCTGTACACCAACACCACCAACCCGATTGAGGTGGTCTGCGGCCTGCGCCGCGTCGTGGAAGGTGTGCTCGCGCTCCCTGCTTCGTCGGTTCCTGCGAAGATGCGCGCTTACTTCGAGCAGCTGCAACCGCATCTGCCAGAAGTACAAACAGAAGAACGCGATGGCAAACGCGTTCTTAAACCGGCGAAGGACTATGATCCTGCCGGAATCAACAATGCAACGGAGTTCCCCGAAGGTTACGCGGTTTGGCCTTATCGCATGTATGGCGTCGGCACAAAGAACGGCAGTGTCGAAGCGAACAATACGTGGGACACGATGCCGGAGAAGCGTCAGCGCGCGCTCGGCTTCATGAGCTGGCAATGCACGCCCATCTATGCAGCACTGATGGGACGGCACGACGACGCAATGCGCCTCATCACGGAAAAGCTCTCCGACAAGAATGCCTCGGCACGTTTCCCAGCCTTCTTCGGTCCAGGCTTCGACTGGATTCCCGACCACAACTGGGGAGGCTCCTCGATGATCGGCCTGCATAGCATGCTCATCGCGCCTGCGGAGAACGATGTCTATCTGCTGCCCGCGTGGCCACGCGAGTGGGACGTGGAGTTCAAGCTACACCTGCCGCACAACGGCACGATGCAGGCAACTGTCGCAGACGGAAAGCTAGCTAAGGTCAAAGCTGTATCTGCCAGTGGAGGCCACTATGCCGCACAGCTGGTGCCGCCCGCAGAGCAGAGTTAG
- the lipA gene encoding lipoyl synthase, which produces MTPTVELVQIDLSPKKPQPKPVWLKAKAPMGETFHNLKKMARELKLHTVCESAQCPNIGECWNQKAATFMMLGNLCTRRCGFCAVPKGKPEPIDMDEPRRVAYAVAQLGLNHAVITSVNRDDDNIGAAQAFVNVVEEIRAQAPGCRVEILTPDFQGNEESLRMVVAVRPEILNHNIETVPRLYRVAKSGGRYEKSLHFLKHAKEIAAEMFNDREGDQIVTKTGIIVGLGEEMHELLQVFRDLADRRVDILTIGQYLRPSRDHLPMARYYTPEEFAFLKHEALAMGFKHVESGPLVRSSYHAQEQAESTGLA; this is translated from the coding sequence ATGACGCCTACGGTCGAGCTTGTCCAGATTGATCTTTCGCCGAAGAAGCCGCAGCCAAAGCCAGTGTGGCTGAAGGCGAAGGCTCCGATGGGCGAGACCTTTCACAATCTGAAGAAGATGGCCCGCGAGCTGAAGCTGCACACGGTGTGCGAGAGCGCACAGTGCCCCAACATCGGTGAGTGCTGGAACCAGAAGGCCGCAACCTTCATGATGCTCGGCAACCTGTGCACGCGCCGGTGCGGATTCTGCGCCGTGCCGAAGGGCAAGCCGGAACCGATTGATATGGACGAGCCGCGCCGGGTCGCCTATGCCGTCGCCCAGCTTGGGCTGAATCATGCTGTCATCACGAGCGTGAACCGCGATGACGACAACATCGGCGCTGCGCAGGCGTTCGTCAACGTTGTCGAAGAGATTCGCGCACAGGCTCCGGGATGCCGCGTTGAGATTCTGACGCCCGACTTTCAGGGCAACGAAGAATCGCTGCGGATGGTCGTCGCTGTGCGGCCTGAGATTCTGAACCACAATATCGAGACGGTGCCGCGCCTCTACCGCGTGGCCAAGTCTGGCGGCCGTTACGAGAAGTCGCTGCACTTTCTCAAGCACGCCAAGGAGATCGCGGCGGAGATGTTCAACGATCGCGAGGGCGACCAGATCGTCACCAAGACCGGCATCATCGTCGGCCTGGGCGAGGAGATGCACGAACTGCTCCAGGTCTTCCGCGACCTCGCCGACCGCAGGGTCGACATCCTCACGATCGGCCAGTATCTGCGTCCCTCGCGCGACCACCTGCCGATGGCCCGCTATTACACGCCGGAGGAGTTTGCCTTCCTCAAGCACGAGGCGCTGGCGATGGGCTTCAAGCACGTGGAGTCCGGCCCGCTCGTGCGCTCCAGCTACCACGCGCAGGAGCAGGCGGAGTCAACCGGGCTGGCCTAA
- a CDS encoding cold-shock protein, which yields MEQGTVKWFNDAKGFGFLSREGGEDVFVHFSAIQSNGFRSLQEGQAVQFNVVKGPKGWQAENVQVL from the coding sequence ATGGAACAGGGAACAGTAAAGTGGTTTAACGATGCAAAGGGTTTTGGCTTTCTGAGCCGTGAAGGCGGCGAGGACGTTTTCGTCCACTTCTCCGCGATCCAGTCGAACGGCTTCCGTTCACTTCAGGAAGGTCAGGCTGTGCAGTTCAACGTGGTCAAGGGACCCAAGGGTTGGCAGGCTGAGAACGTTCAGGTTCTCTAA